A region from the Fimbriimonadaceae bacterium genome encodes:
- a CDS encoding lactonase family protein, with amino-acid sequence MFFFTIDTAMTQPPRLESFLIGAYTSAGGSEGAYTCTLDPETGEFGPARLVGRSSNPSFAVWGKDGKTVYVIEEAQGAHVRGFKLTDGKTWADLGSSKWDGNGPCHLALSHDGRFVAGAGYGDGTLGFFGLEPDGRLTPALASFRNSGSGPVADRQEGPHMHFAAFSPDDKFVLACDLGTDEVLSFPVQGGKLGDPVRTKTHAGAGPRHLVFNKAGDRVYVNGELDNTLMVFRRDPATGAMREVLSLSTIPKDFAEYTKTSEIVMHPDGRTVYVSNRGHESVAAFTLDAGDKVSLLGIYPAGVKEPRGMDIDPTGRWMVVAGQNSGDIVSLPCDPVSHGLGAPKGRMPASRAVCITFRR; translated from the coding sequence ATGTTCTTCTTCACCATCGACACCGCCATGACCCAGCCGCCTCGCCTAGAGTCGTTTCTGATCGGGGCCTACACCTCGGCCGGGGGCAGCGAGGGCGCCTACACGTGCACCCTCGACCCGGAGACGGGAGAGTTTGGCCCGGCCCGGCTCGTGGGCCGGTCGTCAAACCCGAGCTTTGCCGTCTGGGGGAAGGACGGCAAGACGGTCTATGTGATCGAGGAAGCCCAAGGAGCCCACGTGCGGGGTTTCAAGCTGACCGATGGAAAGACTTGGGCCGACCTAGGGTCGTCAAAGTGGGATGGCAACGGTCCATGCCATTTGGCATTGAGTCATGACGGACGGTTTGTCGCTGGGGCGGGATATGGTGACGGCACCCTGGGGTTCTTCGGCCTTGAACCCGACGGCAGGCTGACCCCTGCCCTTGCCAGCTTCAGGAACAGTGGCTCGGGGCCTGTCGCCGACCGCCAAGAAGGGCCGCACATGCACTTCGCCGCGTTCTCGCCCGACGACAAGTTCGTCTTGGCGTGCGACCTCGGTACCGACGAGGTGCTTAGCTTTCCGGTCCAAGGTGGCAAGCTGGGCGACCCCGTCCGGACGAAGACGCACGCCGGGGCCGGTCCACGCCACTTGGTGTTCAACAAGGCTGGGGACCGCGTCTACGTCAACGGCGAGTTGGACAACACCCTGATGGTGTTCAGGCGCGACCCCGCGACAGGTGCCATGCGCGAAGTGCTGAGTCTGTCGACCATCCCCAAGGACTTCGCCGAGTACACCAAGACTTCGGAGATCGTCATGCACCCAGACGGTCGGACGGTGTACGTGAGCAACCGGGGCCACGAATCGGTCGCCGCGTTCACCCTCGACGCCGGCGACAAGGTGAGCCTGCTGGGGATCTATCCGGCCGGCGTGAAGGAGCCGCGGGGCATGGACATTGACCCGACCGGGCGCTGGATGGTCGTGGCGGGCCAGAACAGCGGGGACATCGTCAGCCTGCCGTGTGACCCGGTGAGCCATGGCCTGGGCGCACCCAAGGGCCGGATGCCGGCCAGCCGGGCCGTCTGCATCACGTTCCGCCGCTAA